A genomic region of Anas acuta chromosome 1, bAnaAcu1.1, whole genome shotgun sequence contains the following coding sequences:
- the GPR85 gene encoding probable G-protein coupled receptor 85, which yields MANYSHAADNILQNLSPLTAFLKLTSLGFIIGVSVVGNLLISILLVKDKTLHRAPYYFLLDLCCSDILRSAICFPFVFTSVKNGSTWTYGTLTCKVIAFLGVLSCFHTAFMLFCISVTRYLAIAHHRFYTKRLTFWTCLAVICMVWTLSVAMAFPPVLDVGTYSFIREEDQCTFQHRSFRANDSLGFMLLLALILLATQLVYLKLIFFVHDRRKMKPVQFVAAVSQNWTFHGPGASGQAAANWLAGFGRGPTPPTLLGIRQNANTTGRRRLLVLDEFKMEKRISRMFYIMTFLFLTLWGPYLVACYWRVFARGPVVPGGFLTAAVWMSFAQAGINPFVCIFSNRELRRCFSTTLLYCRKSRLPREPYCVI from the coding sequence ATGGCGAACTACAGCCATGCAGCTGACAACATTTTACAAAATCTCTCTCCTTTAACAGCTTTTCTGAAACTGACTTCACTGGGTTTCATAATAGGAGTCAGTGTGGTGGGTAACCTTCTGATCTCCATTTTGCTAGTCAAAGATAAGACCTTGCATAGAGCTCCTTACTACTTCCTGTTGGATCTTTGCTGCTCAGATATCCTCAGATCTGCAATTTGTTTCCCATTTGTTTTCACCTCTGTAAAAAATGGCTCTACTTGGACGTATGGGACTCTTACTTGCAAAGTGATTGCCTTTTTGGGGGTTTTGTCCTGCTTTCACACTGCTTTCATGTTGTTCTGCATAAGCGTCACCAGATACCTAGCTATTGCCCACCACCGTTTTTATACGAAAAGGCTGACCTTCTGGACTTGTTTGGCCGTTATCTGTATGGTGTGGACCCTCTCTGTAGCCATGGCTTTCCCCCCAGTTTTAGATGTGGGCACCTACTCGTTCATTAGGGAGGAAGACCAATGCACTTTCCAGCATCGTTCCTTCAGGGCTAATGATTCTTTGGGATTTATGCTTCTTCTTGCCCTCATCCTCCTAGCCACACAGCTTGTCTACCTCAAGCTGATATTTTTTGTTCACGACCgcaggaaaatgaagccagTCCAGTTTGTTGCAGCAGTGAGCCAGAACTGGACTTTCCATGGTCCTGGAGCGAGCGGTCAAGCGGCTGCTAATTGGCTGGCTGGATTTGGAAGGGGTCCCACACCGCCAACCTTGTTGGGAATCAGGCAAAACGCGAACACCACAGGCAGGAGAAGGCTACTGGTTTTAGACGAGTTCAAAATGGAGAAGAGAATCAGCAGAATGTTCTACATCATGACATTCCTCTTTCTGACCTTGTGGGGTCCCTATTTGGTAGCCTGTTACTGGAGAGTTTTCGCAAGAGGGCCTGTAGTACCAGGGGGATTTCTAACGGCCGCTGTCTGGATGAGTTTTGCCCAAGCTGGAATCAATCCTTTTGTCTGCATTTTCTCCAACAGGGAGCTGAGGCGCTGTTTCAGCACAACCCTTCTTTACTGCAGAAAATCCAGGTTACCAAGGGAACCTTACTGTGTTATATGA